attgaGCTTAAGTTCAAAGAATTGCATAAATCAAAGGACAAAGCTGGTACTGAGGTCACAAAGGAAGAATTTATTGAGGTTTTTCATGAGCTTTGTACTAGACctgaaatttatttccttttagttcAGTTTTCAAGCAATAAAGAATTCCTTGATACCAAGGACCTTATGATGTTTCTTGAGGCAGAACAGGGTGTGGCAcatataaatgaggaaataagcCTTGAAATTATTCACAAATATGAGCCATCCAAAGAGGGTCAGGAAAAGGGCTGGCTGTCCATAGATGGGTTCACTAATTACCTTATGTCACCTGACTGTTATATATTTGATCCAGAACATAAGAAGGTCTGTCAGGATATGAAGCAACCTCTGTCTCATTACTTTATAAATTCATCTCATAATACATACTTAATAGAGGATCAGTTCCGAGGTCCCTCCGACATCACAGGATATATTCGAGCTCTTAAAATGGGTTGCCGGAGTGTTGAATTAGATGTATGGGATGGGCCAGACAATGAACCTGTAATTTACACAGGCCACACCATGACCTCTCAGATAGTTTTCCGCAGTGTCATCGATATTATTAACAAGTATGCATTCTTTGCTTCAGAGTATCCTCTTATCTTGTGTTTAGAAAACCACTGTTCCATTAAACAACAGAAGGTAATGGTTCAGCACATGAAGAAACTTTTAGGAGACAAGCTCTATACCACATCACCCAATGTTGAGGAATCTTATCTACCATCCCCAGATGTCCTGAAAGGGAAAATACTAATTAAAGCAAAGAAGCTGTCCTCAAATTGCTCTGGGGTAGAAGGAGATGTTACTGATGAAGATGAAGGAGCGGAAATGTCTCAGAGGATGGGAAAAGAAAACGTGGAGCAACCCAACAATGTGCCTGTGAAGCGATTTCAGCTTTGTAAAGAACTATCTGAACTGGTCAGCATCTGCAAATcagttcagttcaaagaatttcaGGTGTCATTTCAGGTTCAGAAGTATTGGGAAGTCTGTTCGTTTAATGAAGTGCTTGCTAGCAAGTACGCCAATGAAAATCCAGGGGACTTTGTAAATTACAACAAGCGTTTTCTTGCCAGGGTTTTTCCCAGTCCAATGAGGATTGACTCCAGTAACATGAACCCTCAAGATTTTTGGAAATGTGGTTGCCAAATTGTAGCCATGAACTTTCAGACACCAGGACTGATGATGGACCTGAATATTGGCTGGTTTAGGCAGAACGGAAACTGTGGCTATGTCCTCCGGCCAGCCATCATGAGGGAGGAGGTCTCCTTCTTCAGTGCCAATACAAAAGACTCTGTCCCAGGGGTCTCACCTCAACTTCTTCACATTAAAATCATCAGTGGGCAGAACTTTCCCAAGCCCAAAGGATCAGGTGCCAAAGGTGACGTGGTGGATCCTTATGTCTATGTTGAAATCCATGGAATCCCTGCTGATTGTGcagaacaaaggacaaaaacagtgCACCAGAATGGAGACGCTCCCATTTTTGATGAAAGCTTTGAATTTCAAATCAACCTGCCAGAATTGGCCATGGTGCGCTTTGTAGTGCTGGATGATGACTACATCGGGGATGAATTCATCGGCCAGTATACAATTCCCTTTGAATGTTTACAGACGGGCTACCGCCATGTCCCCCTGCAGTCCTTAACTGGAGAGGTCCTTGCACATGCTTCCTTATTTGTCCACGTGGCTATTACTAAccgaagaggaggagggaagccTCATAAAAGGGGCCTTTCtgtgagaaaagggaagaaatccAGGGAATATGCATCTTTGAGAACATTGTGGATTAAAACTGTGGATGAGGTATTCAAGAATGCCCAGCCCCCTATACGGGATGCCACAGATCTGAGAGAAAACATGCAGGTGCGTGCTTGTGTTTAATTATTTACTCAATGGTTTTCCTACTTAGTACATCTCCatagtttataaatatattggttttttaaataatagtatatttatgtagtttttaaattccAATTAGTTATTAGAATGTTTACCACTAGTctcttttttatcatttaaattccTAAATGTACAGTTGGTGTTGAAAATATTGATTACATATTAGGATAAGTGAGTCTCGTTGCTGTGTTACACACCTTCGTCCCAGTTCCCATTAATGACTGCTGAACAGTTCCTTGTTTTTTCTAATAGCATACATAGGAATCTCTGGGATTTCTGAATATTCCTTACCTGGAACACAAATTGATgatctatcaaaataaaaaggatataaGTCAAAGTAAAATGGATGTGATCCAGTCCTTTCTTATGAAGCTGTAATGCTGAGGAGATGGGAAGCCTTTAAATGAACTGTAAATCTATGTGTATGCAAAGTGAGCCTCCTCTTGATTTGAGAGGATAGCTAATTCTGTGAGTAAAAGAGGTGCCTGTATTTATTAGAAGTTTAAGATAGTAATTACCTCTGAAATATATAATGGCTAAAAGCAATCAGTTaggaattacatttttaattaaggATCGCCCACACATCTAGCCATACACTAGGACCCCTGAGTGACACAGAGCTAGACAGCAAGGACCTGCCTCATGGAGACAGCAGCCCTGACCTGTCATAGTGTGTGagaagtggtgtgtgtgtgataagTGCTCCATgtctgtttattttgtatttcaaaaaattatattttaaaatgaccaatGAGAATGATGCCAACAAATAAAATCTGACtgagaaaattcaacatatttt
This window of the Theropithecus gelada isolate Dixy chromosome 2, Tgel_1.0, whole genome shotgun sequence genome carries:
- the PLCL2 gene encoding inactive phospholipase C-like protein 2 isoform X1, encoding MAECGRGGAAGGALPTSPGPALGAKGALKAGVGEGGGGGGRLGHGRARYDSGGVSNGDCSLGVSGDEARTSPARGPRGVALAPTPSAVVCPVPRESKPGGLPRRSSIIKDGTKQKRERKKTVSFSSMPTEKKISSASDCINSMVEGSELKKVRSNSRIYHRYFLLDADMQSLRWEPSKKDSEKAKIDIKSIKEVRTGKNTDIFRSNGISDQISEDCAFSVIYGENYESLDLVANSADVANIWVTGLRYLISYGKHTLDMLESSQDNMRTSWVSQMFSEIDVDNLGHITLCNAVQCIRNLNPGLKTSKIELKFKELHKSKDKAGTEVTKEEFIEVFHELCTRPEIYFLLVQFSSNKEFLDTKDLMMFLEAEQGVAHINEEISLEIIHKYEPSKEGQEKGWLSIDGFTNYLMSPDCYIFDPEHKKVCQDMKQPLSHYFINSSHNTYLIEDQFRGPSDITGYIRALKMGCRSVELDVWDGPDNEPVIYTGHTMTSQIVFRSVIDIINKYAFFASEYPLILCLENHCSIKQQKVMVQHMKKLLGDKLYTTSPNVEESYLPSPDVLKGKILIKAKKLSSNCSGVEGDVTDEDEGAEMSQRMGKENVEQPNNVPVKRFQLCKELSELVSICKSVQFKEFQVSFQVQKYWEVCSFNEVLASKYANENPGDFVNYNKRFLARVFPSPMRIDSSNMNPQDFWKCGCQIVAMNFQTPGLMMDLNIGWFRQNGNCGYVLRPAIMREEVSFFSANTKDSVPGVSPQLLHIKIISGQNFPKPKGSGAKGDVVDPYVYVEIHGIPADCAEQRTKTVHQNGDAPIFDESFEFQINLPELAMVRFVVLDDDYIGDEFIGQYTIPFECLQTGYRHVPLQSLTGEVLAHASLFVHVAITNRRGGGKPHKRGLSVRKGKKSREYASLRTLWIKTVDEVFKNAQPPIRDATDLRENMQNAVVSFKELCGLSSVANLMQCMLAVSPRFLGPDNTPLVVLNLSEQYPTMELQGIVPEVLKKIVTTYDMMIQSLKALIENADAVYEKIVHCQKAAMEFHEHLHSIGTKEGLKERKLQKAVESFTWNITILKGQADLLKYAKNETLENLKQIHFAAVSCGLNKPGTENADVQKPRRSLEVIPEKANDETGE
- the PLCL2 gene encoding inactive phospholipase C-like protein 2 isoform X2; the encoded protein is MPTEKKISSASDCINSMVEGSELKKVRSNSRIYHRYFLLDADMQSLRWEPSKKDSEKAKIDIKSIKEVRTGKNTDIFRSNGISDQISEDCAFSVIYGENYESLDLVANSADVANIWVTGLRYLISYGKHTLDMLESSQDNMRTSWVSQMFSEIDVDNLGHITLCNAVQCIRNLNPGLKTSKIELKFKELHKSKDKAGTEVTKEEFIEVFHELCTRPEIYFLLVQFSSNKEFLDTKDLMMFLEAEQGVAHINEEISLEIIHKYEPSKEGQEKGWLSIDGFTNYLMSPDCYIFDPEHKKVCQDMKQPLSHYFINSSHNTYLIEDQFRGPSDITGYIRALKMGCRSVELDVWDGPDNEPVIYTGHTMTSQIVFRSVIDIINKYAFFASEYPLILCLENHCSIKQQKVMVQHMKKLLGDKLYTTSPNVEESYLPSPDVLKGKILIKAKKLSSNCSGVEGDVTDEDEGAEMSQRMGKENVEQPNNVPVKRFQLCKELSELVSICKSVQFKEFQVSFQVQKYWEVCSFNEVLASKYANENPGDFVNYNKRFLARVFPSPMRIDSSNMNPQDFWKCGCQIVAMNFQTPGLMMDLNIGWFRQNGNCGYVLRPAIMREEVSFFSANTKDSVPGVSPQLLHIKIISGQNFPKPKGSGAKGDVVDPYVYVEIHGIPADCAEQRTKTVHQNGDAPIFDESFEFQINLPELAMVRFVVLDDDYIGDEFIGQYTIPFECLQTGYRHVPLQSLTGEVLAHASLFVHVAITNRRGGGKPHKRGLSVRKGKKSREYASLRTLWIKTVDEVFKNAQPPIRDATDLRENMQNAVVSFKELCGLSSVANLMQCMLAVSPRFLGPDNTPLVVLNLSEQYPTMELQGIVPEVLKKIVTTYDMMIQSLKALIENADAVYEKIVHCQKAAMEFHEHLHSIGTKEGLKERKLQKAVESFTWNITILKGQADLLKYAKNETLENLKQIHFAAVSCGLNKPGTENADVQKPRRSLEVIPEKANDETGE